The Anabas testudineus chromosome 15, fAnaTes1.2, whole genome shotgun sequence DNA segment TCTCGCCCTCCCTAAGTAGACCGCACTTCTCCCCTTGTTCCTGGCTCTTTCACGACAGATGATCACCTCGATAACTCAGTTTAACAAACGCTTGAGTTCCGAGGCTGTTTTTACCGTCCAACATCTGACTGGCTTTGTCcaaatccagcagcagcagcagcagcagcggcggaggtggaggtggaggtggacaGCTGAGCCTCGTCAGATCGAACCGACCTGCTACACCCGTTCAGCTACCGAGGTCGAAGTGAAAAAGCTGACTCTACGGAGGGATTTCTGTCTTCTAGATGATGTGCCGACGAGGGAAAATCGCAAATTCATTTTCCCAAAAGAGCTTTTCAGCAAAATGGCCTattgttaatataataaaacgTAATCTCCTCATAGAAATGACTTGCGATCCCACTATTAGCTAGCTAACGGTCGGCTGGAGCTACAAGGCAGGATGCGACGGTTGGGAGAACATTGGACAGTGGGCGAGGAGAGGGGTTCGATTAATCAGCCTTAGTGCGCTGAggattgtgggtaatgtagtaCTTGGAATAATGTATGCAAAACGACGAACAAAAAGGTTTGTTGGGCAAATTATTCTGTTGATTTTTAACTGaagcaaatgtaaacacattcaaatgagCCGTTCTCCACTGGCCACTGCACCTTTCATTCCCTTTAAAACCTATAAATCTTAATTCTattcattaaaagtaaaatgagttAAATAGTTGCACACACAACTGAGTCGGCACTTGAGTCCTTGGTGTCCTTTCCCAGCTGTTTAGCATGTGGGTGGAAGTGCAGTTGTACAGGAAACTGCACAGACAGAAGATTCCAGTCAGCAATTTTACATGCAAATATCATGCAGTAATGAAAGTGAAACTATAAAGTATCTTGCTTccacaagaggaagaaaatctAAAGTATACTTAAAAATCCATTACGTGATGGATGTTAAGCGTATTAGCTCTGGAAAGTTTATTGTTAAATGTCCCTCTACTAAATACTCAATACCTGTATTTAAGTACAATCATGGAGCAGATTCCATTCCACCACCGCctaagtcattttattttccacttactgtacatatttgtgTCGACACAGATTTTCAATCCCTCATGTGCATATAGTTCATAAGCAGTGCTATTGACTTCCATCTGTGTGAACATATTTCAACATATTTCTAACTCCAGATAGACAGAAGCATTAAGAAATCTCCATCAGGGTCCTTTTCTCACAGTTATATAGAATAAAAAGTTGAGTattttccagctgctgctctgcaaaCAAGGTCCATCTTCCTTTGAACCTGACTCATGAACCCTCCTGGCTGTTTTCTCCCAGCAGTTCCATAAGAGTCTCCTGGTTGGAAAACTCCTGCAGCAACGAGTTCATCTCGTCCAGTAGATCCTCTCCCAGCAGAAAGCTCTTAATATCATGTACAGTCACGCCAATCCGGTGGTCTGTTATTCGGTCCTGTGCAAAGTTATAAGTTCGAATCTTCTCAGATCTGCCTTTGGTTCCAATCTGTAGcgggagaaagaggaggtggcagaaaaaaaaattattggTGACTGATATTGAAGTAGAAAGGAAATATGTGGAgctttataaatacagtactttttaatttacttgTTTGCCTGTTTAATagtaattaatttcattttattgttgcttATTTTGGAAAGAAACCATCACTTGTAACTGTATTAAATTTGAATATCTCCACCCGTAGTTTGCATGATATATATCTCAGTGTGTCTCACTTGTATTTTACGTTGGTTGTAGCGTTTACTGGTCTCTTCCTCCAGCTTCATGCTGTAAAGCTTTGCTCTCAGAGCTTTCATGGCTTTCTCCCTGTTCTTCAGCTGGGACCGTTCCTGCTGACACTCAGCGACCACACCTAAAATACAGATACAAATCTTCAGTGGTAGAAAGTACATCTATTCAAGTACTGTACCCAAGTACAACTCTTAAGTACTAAGAGTATTACTTTACATGACATAAAAAAGTACACAAGAAGACAATTTTATTTGCAGCTATTCTAATAGTAAatcatttaatgtttactttgtATAGACCAAACAATGAAACAGTTACTAGAGCAACCAATTGACAGTTAAACTACTTAGTAGATTGCATGCAGTTTTTGACTAATTTGTGCAGTAGggcaaaagtgaaaaaagtaaaTCTGCAACCTCAGCATTCTGTTATATCAATATCATAATGACAGGAAAAGGACACTGTATTTCCAGTGTtggagaaatataaaaatagaaatctaAAATAGAAATAGTGTGGCCTATGGTCCAtgtcaagcagaaataaacacgacatcatattttattttttacctgtGGGTAGATGGACTATTCTGACTGCACTGTCTGTGGTGTTGACGTGTTGGCCTCCAGCTCCACTAGCTCTCTTTGTTTCTATTCTCAGGTCCTTAGGGTTTATCGTGAAAGAGATCTAgcataacacaaaaacaaattttagTTGCATTCAAATTAAGAGCAGAAGAAACTACACCACAAACATGTTACCTGAAATTAGTTTTCAAAATCATTGAGAAATTGGGAATTGGgctaaaacagacacagttcatGTCAaactaaaatactttttattttaattttaccaCTTAATCTTTGTAATTAATTGTGTAAtcaattacaaaaacacagattaagCAATAAATGCCAAATAAAAAGAACGTACATTATTGAATTTTATATTCAATAATATATAGCATAGGCATGTTGAAATAGGAACTACTATCATCAAACCTCTGAATTTTTGGAAGAGTCACAAgcaattatataattattttaatctttatttgaaatgtatCATATATAACAAAAATGCTAATTCTGTTGGTTTTAGCAATAAGAAGGagaacagaaatgaacaaacacTGTGAGTCATCCATTTATCCTGTGAAGTCATACCTCAGTGGGTTGGGGCAGTACAGCCACAGTCATGGTGCTAGTGTGCATTCGACCTTGTTTTTCAGTCTTAGGAACCCTCTGAACGCGATGAACTCCAGCCTCAAACTTCATCCTTTTGTAGCTCTGATGTCCACTGATGCTGGCCGAGGCGTGACGGAGTCCACCTGGTTATAGGGTGAGTAGTAAGCACCATTACTAGAATGTTACACAATCATTTATAATACTGTCAACTATAACTTCACAAAAATCTCTTTACTGTCTCACAGTAAACTCCTAACAATGACATGTACAGTAGGGATTTCGCTTCATAAATTTCTtgaatctgttttgtttttaaatccttttaaatgacaacattaaAAGTTCCCAGTGAGAATCTTTCTACTTGAAGGCAAACCTTGGTGAGAACtttacatatgtgtgtgtatcataGCAAGGACTCTTATATTGTATAGGccagatgaataaaaaataatcataagtCACACCCTTACTTCattaatttcattacattaatCATAAGTGTGTCCACTGACCTAAGTCGCTGGTCATGTGCTCCAGGATGTCAAAGGACCAACCATGGTGCTGAGCGAAGCCGTGGTACATGTCAAACACCTTCAGATGAGAAGAGAGACTATGAGAAAATGTTctgatgtgaaattaaatggTTTTTCTGTAAGTCAGCACATTCCCAAGATTTCtcaagaaaacatttctttctggTTTTGCTTTTGCAATTTACCTGAATTCCTGTGTTTTATACATAGATGTGGCCAACTCTAAACCCACCACTGCTTTCTTGTTTAGAAAGAATCTTAAAAAAGTCTGTTCCCTTAATAAGAACagtttcaaaataataaataataaataataaaaagtgagtACTTTAGAGTAAGTACTAGACCTCAGCAGTGAACAGCATTGCCTCCTGACCCCCAATACCAGCTGTGACCTCCAAGACAAGGTCACTCAGATCTGCTTCTTCCTCAGGGATCAACAGATCCAGGATCTGATCGGTGTATGAGTTGGAtttgacaaaaaagaaacaaaagataGCACATGAAAACCTTTTTTAGATAGTCCTTTGTTTAACATCAGTTCTGGTGCCATTATGTACAGTAACTTTATTTACTGATCAGTTACTGCAGCAGCTTGTCACATTGATTGGACAGTTTTACCTTTTGTCTGAGATCCTGAATATCTTGCAAacagctttctctctccccctctgccAGTTCTCGCAGAGCTGGGTCTTCATCTTTGTAGAGAAACAAGAGTTATGGTAAAGTAGTGTTGCTCAATATGGAGATGAATCCAATAGTTGgttgacaaaaaaataataaagtatttaataataataatttctgtaATGTTTCAACTCCAGAACTATGAAACAAGGAAAAAGTTTCAGTGTATCAAAAAAGGTTTGGTGCAGTCCTTTTTCAAATATCATTGTAAACTAAATAGTTTATTAGAAGTTTGaggtttaattaaataaaacaacatttaaacaatcCTTGCTTTTGTGTGGGAGCAGCAGAGCCGTCTTACCTTTCAGCAGCATCTCAGTCTCCTGACTCTCTTTGATTTTGCTGTCCAGCTCTCGGATGGCCTGGATGAGAGAAGTCAGCAGGAACACTTTGGTCCGCTTGGTCCTCAGCTCGTCGTCACTGCGCTGTTCTTCCATTGCACTGC contains these protein-coding regions:
- the mtrf1l gene encoding peptide chain release factor 1-like, mitochondrial, with translation MAFRRAVNLFRKESFYSLWRPRFQESSIIRQTVNLNSHSGTNTRTFYTGTQLMVAKLVSVEELFARKSLQEYLKKIETEYSECLREINSSAMEEQRSDDELRTKRTKVFLLTSLIQAIRELDSKIKESQETEMLLKDEDPALRELAEGERESCLQDIQDLRQKILDLLIPEEEADLSDLVLEVTAGIGGQEAMLFTAEVFDMYHGFAQHHGWSFDILEHMTSDLGGLRHASASISGHQSYKRMKFEAGVHRVQRVPKTEKQGRMHTSTMTVAVLPQPTEISFTINPKDLRIETKRASGAGGQHVNTTDSAVRIVHLPTGVVAECQQERSQLKNREKAMKALRAKLYSMKLEEETSKRYNQRKIQIGTKGRSEKIRTYNFAQDRITDHRIGVTVHDIKSFLLGEDLLDEMNSLLQEFSNQETLMELLGENSQEGS